TACTTTCGCGGAGGAAAGTTCGTGGAAGTGGTCACCTTCCGCGGTCCGGAGGCCGCGGAAGAGGAAGGCCAGGAAGAGATTTACGGCACCCCGGCCGAGGATGCCTTCCGGCGCGACCTCACCATCAACGCCCTCTTTTACAACATTGCCGACTTCACCCTCATCGATTATGTGGGAGGTCTGGAGGACCTGCGTCAAGGGATCATCCGGGTTATCGGGGACCCCAACCTGCGCTTCACCCGAGACCCGGTGCGCATGCTGCGGGCCATAAGACACGCGGCCCGGGCCGGTTTTGAGATTGAACCCCGCACCTGGGAGGGCATCCTGCGGCACCGGGAGAAGATCCGCCTGGCCTCCCCCTACCGTCTGAGGGATGAGTGGCTCAAGGATGTGACCGGGGGCTGGGCCGAGCCCTGGTTGAACCTCATGCTCAAGAGCGGGCTCTTCCGAGAGATCTTCCCCTCCTACCAGAGGGTCCTCCTGGATTTCCCTCCCTTAAAAGGATTCCTCTCTCGGCTCCTGCGCCGGGCCGACCGCCTCTTAGAAGAGGGCCGTCTCTCCCCGGCCGGGGCCCTCACCCTTTTCCTTTACCCTTATCTTCTTTCCGGAGACGGCCTGGAGGCCCCTCGCCAGCCGCGCCGGCCTACCCGACAGGTGGAAAGGCGGCTGCTCGAGATCCTGGGCTCCTACAAGTTTTGCAAGGAACTCTTTGCCGACACCCTCACTCTGCTTTCCGCCCTCCTTTACTATCGCTATTTCGCCCTCAAGGAGAAGGCCCCGCCCAAAAAACTCACGCGCAAGAGTTACTTTCCAGAACTTCAGGTCCTGGCCGAAGTCATCTTTTCCGAGGAACGGGAATTCTTTAAACTGGAAGTAAGATCTCGGCGCCGCAAGCGGCGTCGGAGGGCCTAAAATGCCGGACTATCGCCGCTCCTTGGGTTTTACCTTTCTAGAAGGGACCAAGCTCCGCTGGGAGGACCTTTTTCGGGAACGGGAGGAGATTGCCCCGGCCCCCTATTTCAAGAGTTATCCCCAGGCCCCGCAGGTGCCTCTCCCCCGGGTCCGCCCTCCGGCCGCGGATCTTTTTGAAGTGCTGGCCCGCCGACGCAGCGAGCGCATCTACGCCCGCAGGACCCTGACCCTAGAAGAACTTTCCCTCCTCCTCTGGGCGGCCCAGGGGGTTACCGCCCGGGCCGGCCGTTACCTCCTGCGCACCGCCCCCTCGGCCGGGGCCCTCTACCCCATCGAAACCTATCTTTCCGCACACCGGGTGGAGGGCCTGGAGCCCGGACTCTATCATCTGGAGATCGAGACTTGGTCGCTGGCTCAACTCTCCCGCGGGAACTTCGGCCCGGAGATCAAAGAGGCCGCCCTGGGACAGGGCTTCTGCGAGACCGCCGCGGCGGTCTTCGTCTGGTCCGCCGTGCCCCGTCGAACTATGGCCAAATACGGGAGCCGCGGCCTGCGCTACATCTTTCTGGATGCCGGCCACCTCTGCCAGAATATGCTTCTGGCCGCCGAAGCCCTGAAGCTTGCCGCCTGTCCGGTAGGGGCCTTCCTGGATGAGGCCCTGAACGAGATCTTCGGTCTGGACGGAGAAGAGGAAACGGTCATTTATCTGGCCACCGTGGGCCATCCGGGGCGATGATCGCCCTCTGGCACGAAGGAGCCCTGGGAGATCTCCTCCTTTCCCGACTGGCCATAGCCTTTCTGGCCCGGAAAGAGCCGGCGATCCTTTTCGCCCGGAGCGAGGCTCGCGTGCTCTACCAGAAGGCCGGACTGGTGACCCAAAGCTTCTCTACCGAGACCCCTTTCCGAAAGATTCAACCCCAAAGGGTCTA
This portion of the Thermosulfurimonas marina genome encodes:
- a CDS encoding poly(A) polymerase; protein product: MPEQLELFPEYAPPKPRIVPRSEHPISRKMISREALKVLYRLHDAGYLAYLVGGSVRDLLLGLTPKDFDVGTDARPEEIRRLFRASRIIGRRFRLVHVYFRGGKFVEVVTFRGPEAAEEEGQEEIYGTPAEDAFRRDLTINALFYNIADFTLIDYVGGLEDLRQGIIRVIGDPNLRFTRDPVRMLRAIRHAARAGFEIEPRTWEGILRHREKIRLASPYRLRDEWLKDVTGGWAEPWLNLMLKSGLFREIFPSYQRVLLDFPPLKGFLSRLLRRADRLLEEGRLSPAGALTLFLYPYLLSGDGLEAPRQPRRPTRQVERRLLEILGSYKFCKELFADTLTLLSALLYYRYFALKEKAPPKKLTRKSYFPELQVLAEVIFSEEREFFKLEVRSRRRKRRRRA
- a CDS encoding SagB/ThcOx family dehydrogenase; translation: MPDYRRSLGFTFLEGTKLRWEDLFREREEIAPAPYFKSYPQAPQVPLPRVRPPAADLFEVLARRRSERIYARRTLTLEELSLLLWAAQGVTARAGRYLLRTAPSAGALYPIETYLSAHRVEGLEPGLYHLEIETWSLAQLSRGNFGPEIKEAALGQGFCETAAAVFVWSAVPRRTMAKYGSRGLRYIFLDAGHLCQNMLLAAEALKLAACPVGAFLDEALNEIFGLDGEEETVIYLATVGHPGR